A genome region from Carassius carassius chromosome 23, fCarCar2.1, whole genome shotgun sequence includes the following:
- the LOC132101845 gene encoding protein YIF1B-like isoform X1, which produces MEYSNQSGFRQRKLQAGVRMRGTPGDPRDPSLLFDDTSAGGNKHDLSGVGKGPGVCPGQALISDPMSNLALAYGSSLASHGREMMDKNLDRFIPISKLKYYFAVDTVYVGKKLGLLVFPYMHENWEVIYQQDTPVAPRFDINAPDLYIPVMGFITYILVAGLALGTQNRFSPEILGIQASSALVWLIIEVLAVLLSLYLVTVNTDLTTIDLVAFSGYKYVGMIVGVIAGLLFGRMGYHLSLLWCCVSTFVFTIRTLRLKILSEAAAEGRLVRGAKNQLRMYLTIAIAAAQPVFMYWLTFHLVR; this is translated from the exons ATGGAGTATTCAAACCAGAGTGGGTTCAGACAGCGTAAGTTAC AGGCGGGGGTCAGGATGCGAGGGACCCCGGGGGACCCCAGGGACCCCAGTCTGTTATTCGACGACACTAGCGCTGGAGGGAACAAACACGACCTCAGCGGTGTGGGGAAAGGCCCTGGTGTGTGTCCGGGACAGGCTTTGATCTCGGACCCCATGTCTAACCTGGCCTTGGCTTACGGCAGCAGCTTGGCCTCGCACGGCAGAGAGATGATGGACAAGAAC CTGGATCGGTTCATCCCCATCTCAAAGCTAAAGTATTATTTTGCGGTGGACACCGTATATGTGGGCAAGAAGCTCGGTCTGCTGGTGTTTCCCTACATGCATGAG AACTGGGAGGTGATTTATCAGCAGGACACTCCAGTCGCCCCACGCTTCGATATCAACGCCCCTGACCTGTACATCCCCG TGATGGGATTCATCACGTACATCCTTGTAGCCGGACTGGCTCTGGGCACACAAAACCG gttttctcCGGAGATCTTGGGCATTCAGGCCAGCTCGGCGCTGGTGTGGCTCATCATTGAGGTTTTGGCTGTTCTTCTCAGTCTGTATCTGGTAACGGTTAACACTGACCTCACCACCATCGACCTGGTGGCCTTTTCTGGATACAAATATGTTGG GATGATCGTGGGCGTGATCGCAGGACTTCTTTTCGGCCGGATGGGATATCACCTCTCGCTGCTCTGGTGCTGCGTCTCTACTTTTGTTTTTACG ATTCGGACACTGCGGTTAAAGATCCTGTCTGAAGCGGCCGCGGAGGGTCGGTTAGTGCGAGGAGCCAAAAACCAGCTGCGAATGTACCTGACCATAGCCATCGCTGCGGCGCAGCCCGTCTTCATGTACTGGCTGACCTTCCATCTGGTCAGATAA
- the LOC132101845 gene encoding protein YIF1B-like isoform X2, whose product MEYSNQSGFRQQAGVRMRGTPGDPRDPSLLFDDTSAGGNKHDLSGVGKGPGVCPGQALISDPMSNLALAYGSSLASHGREMMDKNLDRFIPISKLKYYFAVDTVYVGKKLGLLVFPYMHENWEVIYQQDTPVAPRFDINAPDLYIPVMGFITYILVAGLALGTQNRFSPEILGIQASSALVWLIIEVLAVLLSLYLVTVNTDLTTIDLVAFSGYKYVGMIVGVIAGLLFGRMGYHLSLLWCCVSTFVFTIRTLRLKILSEAAAEGRLVRGAKNQLRMYLTIAIAAAQPVFMYWLTFHLVR is encoded by the exons ATGGAGTATTCAAACCAGAGTGGGTTCAGACAGC AGGCGGGGGTCAGGATGCGAGGGACCCCGGGGGACCCCAGGGACCCCAGTCTGTTATTCGACGACACTAGCGCTGGAGGGAACAAACACGACCTCAGCGGTGTGGGGAAAGGCCCTGGTGTGTGTCCGGGACAGGCTTTGATCTCGGACCCCATGTCTAACCTGGCCTTGGCTTACGGCAGCAGCTTGGCCTCGCACGGCAGAGAGATGATGGACAAGAAC CTGGATCGGTTCATCCCCATCTCAAAGCTAAAGTATTATTTTGCGGTGGACACCGTATATGTGGGCAAGAAGCTCGGTCTGCTGGTGTTTCCCTACATGCATGAG AACTGGGAGGTGATTTATCAGCAGGACACTCCAGTCGCCCCACGCTTCGATATCAACGCCCCTGACCTGTACATCCCCG TGATGGGATTCATCACGTACATCCTTGTAGCCGGACTGGCTCTGGGCACACAAAACCG gttttctcCGGAGATCTTGGGCATTCAGGCCAGCTCGGCGCTGGTGTGGCTCATCATTGAGGTTTTGGCTGTTCTTCTCAGTCTGTATCTGGTAACGGTTAACACTGACCTCACCACCATCGACCTGGTGGCCTTTTCTGGATACAAATATGTTGG GATGATCGTGGGCGTGATCGCAGGACTTCTTTTCGGCCGGATGGGATATCACCTCTCGCTGCTCTGGTGCTGCGTCTCTACTTTTGTTTTTACG ATTCGGACACTGCGGTTAAAGATCCTGTCTGAAGCGGCCGCGGAGGGTCGGTTAGTGCGAGGAGCCAAAAACCAGCTGCGAATGTACCTGACCATAGCCATCGCTGCGGCGCAGCCCGTCTTCATGTACTGGCTGACCTTCCATCTGGTCAGATAA
- the LOC132101845 gene encoding protein YIF1B-like isoform X3 produces MEYSNQSGFRQRKLQAGVRMRGTPGDPRDPSLLFDDTSAGGNKHDLSGVGKGPGVCPGQALISDPMSNLALAYGSSLASHGREMMDKNLDRFIPISKLKYYFAVDTVYVGKKLGLLVFPYMHENWEVIYQQDTPVAPRFDINAPDLYIPVMGFITYILVAGLALGTQNRFSPEILGIQASSALVWLIIEVLAVLLSLYLVTVNTDLTTIDLVAFSGYKYVGMIVGVIAGLLFGRMGYHLSLLWCCVSTFVFTVRIERYTHFSLNLISRVQM; encoded by the exons ATGGAGTATTCAAACCAGAGTGGGTTCAGACAGCGTAAGTTAC AGGCGGGGGTCAGGATGCGAGGGACCCCGGGGGACCCCAGGGACCCCAGTCTGTTATTCGACGACACTAGCGCTGGAGGGAACAAACACGACCTCAGCGGTGTGGGGAAAGGCCCTGGTGTGTGTCCGGGACAGGCTTTGATCTCGGACCCCATGTCTAACCTGGCCTTGGCTTACGGCAGCAGCTTGGCCTCGCACGGCAGAGAGATGATGGACAAGAAC CTGGATCGGTTCATCCCCATCTCAAAGCTAAAGTATTATTTTGCGGTGGACACCGTATATGTGGGCAAGAAGCTCGGTCTGCTGGTGTTTCCCTACATGCATGAG AACTGGGAGGTGATTTATCAGCAGGACACTCCAGTCGCCCCACGCTTCGATATCAACGCCCCTGACCTGTACATCCCCG TGATGGGATTCATCACGTACATCCTTGTAGCCGGACTGGCTCTGGGCACACAAAACCG gttttctcCGGAGATCTTGGGCATTCAGGCCAGCTCGGCGCTGGTGTGGCTCATCATTGAGGTTTTGGCTGTTCTTCTCAGTCTGTATCTGGTAACGGTTAACACTGACCTCACCACCATCGACCTGGTGGCCTTTTCTGGATACAAATATGTTGG GATGATCGTGGGCGTGATCGCAGGACTTCTTTTCGGCCGGATGGGATATCACCTCTCGCTGCTCTGGTGCTGCGTCTCTACTTTTGTTTTTACGGTGCGTATTGAAAGATACA CCcatttcagtttgaatctgatCTCTAGAGTTCAGATGTGA